One segment of Thermosulfurimonas sp. F29 DNA contains the following:
- a CDS encoding LeuA family protein, which translates to MRLLDTTLREGIQRWGVYFPLGVRREIVKRLADIGVEEVELGVVGEEKLRVLILAARRVCPKARFSIWLRLRKEDIERAARLPEVGFNLGVPVSGIQLERRLRLTPEALLKRTEEMVALAACYSPCVTLGLEDASRADRTFIFQICRVAITAGARRIRISDTLGLLNPLEVADLIRDLKKTFPGAEVGFHGHNDFGLATANAVSALAAGASWVDVSILGLGERAGIASLEEVMAYLYFRKGRKHYRIELLPKLSHYVAWQAGEIIPEFRPVVGRKLFYCESGLHVEGLKKAPELYEPFPPETLGLKRELSLGAKSGRAALAALLEEWNLDLPVERIETLVREIRKLSSRLGRPLSKQEVKKLIRTIIV; encoded by the coding sequence ATGCGACTCCTGGACACTACCCTGAGAGAGGGAATTCAACGGTGGGGAGTATATTTCCCTCTCGGGGTAAGAAGGGAGATCGTGAAGCGCCTTGCGGATATCGGGGTGGAGGAGGTCGAACTCGGGGTGGTGGGAGAGGAGAAGTTGCGGGTTCTGATTCTTGCGGCCCGGAGGGTGTGCCCCAAGGCGCGATTCAGCATCTGGTTGCGATTGCGGAAGGAAGACATAGAGCGGGCCGCGAGGCTTCCGGAGGTGGGGTTTAACCTGGGGGTGCCGGTCTCCGGGATACAGCTTGAGCGCAGGTTGCGGCTCACCCCGGAGGCCCTCCTTAAAAGAACGGAGGAGATGGTGGCGCTGGCTGCCTGCTACTCTCCCTGCGTAACCCTTGGGCTTGAGGACGCCTCCCGGGCTGACAGGACCTTTATTTTTCAAATTTGTAGAGTGGCTATTACGGCCGGGGCCAGACGGATAAGGATCTCGGATACCTTGGGCCTTCTCAATCCCCTGGAGGTGGCGGACCTAATACGGGATCTCAAAAAGACCTTCCCCGGAGCCGAGGTGGGGTTTCACGGGCACAACGACTTCGGCCTGGCCACGGCCAACGCCGTCTCGGCCCTTGCCGCCGGAGCGTCCTGGGTGGATGTAAGTATTCTGGGGCTTGGCGAGAGGGCCGGCATCGCCTCCCTTGAAGAGGTTATGGCCTATCTCTATTTCCGAAAAGGCCGAAAACATTACCGCATCGAGCTTCTCCCGAAACTTTCCCATTATGTGGCCTGGCAGGCCGGAGAGATTATTCCGGAATTCAGACCCGTGGTGGGCCGGAAACTTTTTTACTGCGAAAGCGGCCTCCATGTGGAAGGACTTAAAAAGGCTCCGGAACTCTACGAACCCTTCCCTCCGGAAACCCTCGGGCTTAAGAGGGAACTATCTCTCGGAGCCAAAAGCGGGCGGGCGGCGCTTGCGGCCCTGCTTGAGGAGTGGAATCTAGATCTTCCCGTAGAAAGAATCGAAACTCTGGTAAGAGAAATCCGCAAACTCTCCTCCAGACTGGGCCGACCGTTGAGTAAACAGGAGGTGAAGAAACTGATCCGGACTATAATCGTCTAA
- a CDS encoding sigma 54-interacting transcriptional regulator: MKTLEALKLEVLYAAHELIGQALELERALRRILRILGEKLDMKRASIVLWDEASERLKIKASYGLSPEEEAQGIYEIGEGVTGRVFVSGEPCVVSDVSREPLFLNRTGARSLAKEVISFIAVPIRIENEILGVLWVDRLFGYQVALEEDVKFLEVMAFLIAQFIKLKKKVEAREIRLREENLDLRDELEARFSEFMYGSRSPRMREVLSLVRQVAPTRATVLLLGESGTGKTLTARLIHELSPRRGKPFVKVNCAALPENLLEAELFGYEKGAFTGAVASKPGRFEIADGGTIFLDEIAELPLPLQGKLLRFIQDREFERLGSTRTRRVDVRIIAATNRDLEKLVREGTFREDLFYRLNVFPIYIPPLRERREDLPGLIKFILRRIEQNYGRRLVLSPEALRRLVEYPWPGNVRELENVLERLFIVCERNPVPEEMVSRLLDREEKSGEDPSAKGPFFPPEREPSPEEILETLRRNDFIIARAAREMGLSFRQLRYRIRKLGLEKYFSVRKGRPPAGKTKGLSPKDKGGG; this comes from the coding sequence ATGAAGACACTGGAAGCCCTGAAGCTGGAGGTCCTTTACGCCGCCCACGAGCTTATAGGACAGGCTCTGGAACTTGAGAGGGCTCTGCGCCGGATCCTCCGGATACTCGGGGAGAAACTGGACATGAAGAGGGCCTCTATTGTGCTCTGGGACGAGGCATCGGAACGGCTCAAGATCAAGGCCTCCTACGGTCTGAGCCCGGAGGAGGAGGCCCAGGGAATTTACGAGATCGGGGAGGGTGTGACCGGGAGGGTTTTTGTCTCCGGGGAACCCTGTGTGGTCTCGGATGTGAGCCGGGAGCCGCTCTTTTTGAACCGCACCGGGGCCCGTAGTCTCGCCAAGGAAGTGATCTCCTTTATTGCGGTGCCCATCCGGATCGAAAACGAAATTCTGGGTGTTCTATGGGTAGACCGGCTTTTCGGGTATCAGGTGGCCCTGGAGGAGGATGTAAAGTTCCTGGAGGTGATGGCCTTTCTCATCGCTCAATTCATAAAACTCAAAAAGAAAGTGGAAGCCAGAGAGATCCGTCTCCGGGAGGAAAATCTGGATTTGAGGGATGAGCTGGAAGCCCGTTTCAGTGAATTTATGTATGGTTCCCGCAGTCCGAGGATGAGGGAGGTCCTAAGTCTGGTCAGACAGGTGGCTCCCACCCGGGCTACGGTGCTGCTTCTCGGGGAGTCCGGAACCGGAAAGACCCTTACAGCCAGACTTATCCATGAACTCAGTCCCCGACGAGGGAAACCCTTTGTTAAGGTAAACTGCGCGGCCCTTCCGGAGAATCTCCTTGAGGCCGAGCTCTTTGGCTACGAGAAGGGGGCCTTTACCGGAGCGGTGGCAAGCAAACCCGGACGCTTTGAAATAGCCGACGGTGGAACGATATTCCTGGACGAGATCGCGGAATTGCCCCTGCCGCTTCAGGGCAAACTCCTGCGTTTCATCCAGGACCGGGAATTTGAACGCCTGGGAAGTACCCGGACCCGGCGGGTGGATGTGCGCATCATTGCGGCCACCAACCGGGATCTGGAAAAACTCGTTCGGGAGGGAACCTTCCGTGAGGATCTATTTTATCGCCTCAATGTCTTTCCCATCTACATTCCCCCGCTTCGTGAGCGCCGGGAAGATCTTCCGGGCCTCATCAAGTTTATTCTACGCCGTATAGAGCAAAATTACGGCCGGAGACTCGTCCTTTCCCCCGAGGCCCTGCGGAGACTTGTAGAATACCCATGGCCGGGGAATGTACGGGAGCTGGAAAATGTGCTGGAGAGACTTTTTATCGTGTGCGAGAGGAACCCCGTGCCCGAGGAAATGGTTTCCCGGCTTTTAGATCGTGAAGAAAAATCCGGAGAAGATCCCTCTGCGAAGGGGCCTTTTTTTCCTCCCGAAAGGGAACCGTCTCCGGAGGAGATCCTGGAGACGCTTCGAAGGAACGATTTTATTATAGCCCGCGCGGCCCGGGAGATGGGTCTTTCTTTCCGGCAACTAAGATATCGAATCCGGAAACTGGGACTGGAGAAGTACTTTTCCGTTCGGAAGGGAAGACCACCGGCCGGAAAAACGAAAGGGCTATCCCCAAAAGACAAAGGGGGCGGGTAA
- a CDS encoding multiheme c-type cytochrome has translation MRKKVFLRFFGLMLFVLPLAWPSLSQARPSKCEECHARVTPGIVKDFHRSKMSKALACYSCHGKSHMSADDVDKAKLPTIETCKRCHPKQAKQYMSGKHFLGWIAMEAMPTTHMQPGPVTKGRKGCGGCHSLGATREAKKNPYYPKYAMDCQNCHTRHAFSVKEAREPEACMTCHMGFDHPQWEMWSTSKHGAAYIIDRLLGRPIEERRGPRCQTCHMPNGDHRVMTAWGFLGLRVPEDDKEWWGYRVTILKALHVLTPDGKFTKRLEVVKAGKVARLSKEEWQAERDRMRKICMQCHNVNFVDEQLHQADMMLKAADKLMAQAIEIVADLAREGIIKHKDGNPYPDLLRFYETPYPIEQKLYMMFMEYRMRTFQGAFHMNPDYSHWYGWAEMKKTLAEIKEMAQEMREQAGK, from the coding sequence ATGAGAAAAAAGGTATTTTTACGATTTTTTGGGTTGATGTTATTCGTTTTACCGCTGGCCTGGCCCTCTCTGAGTCAGGCTCGACCCTCCAAATGTGAGGAATGTCATGCCAGGGTCACACCGGGAATCGTGAAGGACTTTCACCGTTCCAAGATGTCCAAGGCCCTTGCTTGCTATAGTTGCCACGGAAAATCCCACATGAGTGCAGACGATGTGGATAAGGCCAAACTCCCAACCATTGAGACCTGCAAGCGTTGCCATCCCAAGCAGGCCAAACAGTACATGTCCGGAAAACACTTTCTGGGCTGGATAGCCATGGAGGCCATGCCCACCACCCACATGCAGCCCGGTCCGGTGACCAAGGGCCGCAAGGGATGCGGGGGCTGTCACTCTCTCGGGGCCACCCGGGAGGCCAAAAAGAACCCTTATTATCCCAAGTACGCCATGGACTGTCAGAATTGCCATACCCGGCACGCCTTCTCCGTGAAGGAGGCCCGCGAGCCGGAGGCCTGCATGACCTGTCACATGGGCTTTGACCATCCGCAGTGGGAGATGTGGTCCACCTCCAAGCACGGAGCGGCCTACATCATCGACCGTCTTCTGGGGCGTCCCATCGAGGAACGTCGCGGCCCCCGGTGTCAGACCTGCCACATGCCCAACGGAGACCACCGGGTTATGACCGCCTGGGGCTTTCTGGGTTTGCGGGTTCCCGAGGATGACAAGGAGTGGTGGGGCTATCGGGTGACCATCCTTAAGGCCCTCCATGTGCTCACCCCGGACGGAAAGTTCACCAAGCGGCTGGAGGTGGTCAAGGCCGGAAAGGTGGCCCGGCTCAGCAAGGAGGAATGGCAGGCCGAGCGCGACCGGATGCGCAAGATCTGTATGCAGTGTCACAATGTAAACTTCGTGGATGAGCAGCTCCACCAGGCGGACATGATGCTCAAGGCCGCGGACAAACTCATGGCCCAGGCCATTGAAATCGTAGCCGATCTCGCCCGGGAAGGGATCATCAAACACAAGGACGGCAATCCCTACCCCGACCTCCTGCGCTTTTACGAAACGCCCTATCCCATCGAGCAGAAGCTCTACATGATGTTCATGGAATACCGGATGCGCACCTTCCAGGGGGCCTTCCACATGAATCCGGATTACTCCCACTGGTACGGCTGGGCGGAGATGAAAAAGACCCTGGCCGAGATCAAGGAAATGGCTCAGGAGATGCGCGAGCAGGCCGGGAAGTAA
- a CDS encoding 4Fe-4S dicluster domain-containing protein, whose protein sequence is MPYTVAHDSEKCDGCLSCVSACAEAHEGVANCWVVKVGDKFAYFSCMQCKKPQCEAACPTGAIRREDGVVLLVREICVGCVNCVYACPWGFPQFNPATGKVNKCDLCKERVAAGEKPHCVAACPNQALAVKEVKPPAKKPAKKPAAKKAASGKEG, encoded by the coding sequence ATGCCGTACACGGTAGCCCACGATTCCGAAAAATGTGATGGTTGTCTTTCCTGCGTTTCCGCCTGTGCCGAGGCTCACGAGGGGGTGGCCAACTGCTGGGTGGTCAAGGTCGGGGACAAGTTCGCCTACTTTTCCTGTATGCAGTGTAAGAAGCCGCAGTGTGAGGCGGCCTGTCCCACCGGGGCCATCCGGCGGGAGGACGGGGTGGTGCTTCTGGTGCGGGAGATCTGTGTGGGGTGCGTCAATTGCGTTTACGCCTGCCCCTGGGGGTTTCCCCAGTTCAATCCCGCCACCGGAAAGGTCAACAAGTGTGATCTCTGCAAGGAGAGGGTGGCCGCGGGAGAGAAACCGCACTGTGTGGCGGCCTGTCCCAATCAGGCCCTTGCGGTGAAGGAGGTCAAGCCGCCGGCCAAGAAGCCGGCCAAGAAACCGGCGGCCAAGAAGGCGGCTTCGGGCAAGGAGGGTTAG
- a CDS encoding NADH-quinone oxidoreductase subunit A, with protein MGETVLAVKYLPILILAALVCVIGLSMIIVNQILGLHRPYPEKRTRYECGLPPSGEPRHPFSVKFYAIAILFVVFDVEAVFLYPWAVSFGKLGALAYVEMVVFIVLLLVAYVYAWIRGAFQWE; from the coding sequence GTGGGGGAGACGGTTCTGGCGGTTAAATATCTACCGATTCTGATCCTGGCGGCTCTGGTCTGCGTGATAGGGCTTTCCATGATCATCGTCAACCAGATCCTCGGTCTGCACCGACCCTATCCGGAAAAGAGGACCCGGTACGAGTGCGGTCTCCCGCCCTCCGGCGAGCCCAGGCACCCCTTTTCGGTCAAGTTTTACGCTATAGCCATACTTTTCGTGGTCTTCGATGTGGAGGCGGTGTTTCTCTATCCCTGGGCGGTTTCCTTCGGGAAACTGGGGGCCCTGGCTTATGTGGAAATGGTCGTCTTCATTGTGCTCTTGCTGGTGGCCTATGTCTACGCCTGGATCAGGGGGGCTTTTCAATGGGAGTAG
- a CDS encoding NADH-quinone oxidoreductase subunit B family protein gives MGVEKHTVEVAPDVRHIPGTPAFITPLDKLINWARTGSLWPMTFGLACCAIEMMATGASHHDLDRFGIIFRASPRQADVLIVAGTVTKKMAPVVRRVYDQMPEPRYVIAMGSCACSGGVFRTYSTVQGCDEFLPVDVYIPGCPPRPEALMYGLMKLQEKIRREAGRWGFWR, from the coding sequence ATGGGAGTAGAAAAACACACCGTAGAGGTAGCTCCGGATGTACGCCACATTCCCGGCACACCGGCCTTTATTACCCCTCTTGACAAGCTCATTAACTGGGCCCGCACGGGATCACTATGGCCCATGACCTTCGGGCTGGCCTGCTGTGCCATCGAAATGATGGCCACCGGCGCCAGTCATCACGATCTCGATCGTTTCGGGATCATCTTCCGGGCCTCACCCCGGCAGGCCGATGTGCTGATCGTGGCCGGGACGGTGACGAAGAAGATGGCTCCGGTGGTGCGCCGGGTCTACGATCAGATGCCCGAGCCCCGGTATGTGATCGCGATGGGCAGCTGCGCCTGTTCGGGAGGCGTGTTCCGCACCTATTCCACGGTGCAGGGCTGTGACGAGTTTCTCCCGGTGGATGTCTACATCCCCGGCTGTCCGCCGCGCCCCGAGGCCCTGATGTACGGGCTTATGAAGTTGCAGGAAAAGATCCGGCGCGAGGCCGGACGCTGGGGATTCTGGAGATAG
- a CDS encoding NADH-quinone oxidoreductase subunit C, translating into MSVVEKLKERFGSAVYGEEVSVDQTSVYVERERVVEVMRYLHDELDFKHLADLCGVDYLGWKGKGKRPERFEVVYNLYSLSRRELLRVKVAVPENDPRVPSVTGIWRVANWFERECYDMFGIRFEGHPDLRRLLMPEDWSGHPLRKDYPLEPEEEWPGYEELRRKARELSRYEWGDRRVRGG; encoded by the coding sequence ATGAGCGTGGTGGAAAAGTTAAAAGAGCGCTTCGGTTCCGCGGTGTACGGTGAAGAGGTCTCGGTAGATCAGACCAGCGTTTATGTGGAGCGGGAGAGGGTGGTGGAGGTGATGCGTTACCTCCACGACGAGCTCGACTTCAAGCATCTGGCGGATCTGTGCGGGGTGGATTACCTGGGCTGGAAGGGAAAGGGGAAGAGACCGGAGCGTTTTGAGGTGGTCTACAACCTCTATTCCCTTTCCCGTAGGGAGCTTCTGCGGGTGAAGGTGGCCGTTCCGGAAAACGATCCCCGGGTTCCCTCGGTTACGGGCATCTGGCGGGTGGCCAACTGGTTCGAGCGGGAGTGTTACGACATGTTCGGGATTCGGTTTGAGGGGCATCCGGACCTCCGGCGCCTTCTCATGCCGGAGGACTGGTCCGGGCATCCCCTCAGGAAGGACTATCCGCTTGAGCCCGAGGAGGAGTGGCCCGGATATGAGGAGCTTCGGAGGAAGGCCCGTGAGCTTTCCCGCTACGAGTGGGGAGATCGGCGGGTGAGGGGGGGATAG
- the nuoD gene encoding NADH dehydrogenase (quinone) subunit D, with protein sequence MAPTVEIRSRQIGHPEWEEPFVVNMGPQHPSTHGVLRLYLELDGENIVRCDPRIGYLHRGLEKLSENLTYSQALVLTDRLDYISSAANNTGYCLAVEKLLGLSVPRRARLLRTIVCEMARISSHLLWLATHALDIGAMTVFLYCFRDREWLLDIYEKICGARLTVSYTRIGGVRLDFTSEIVDELYRFTEEFPGRITDYETLIDVNRIWLKRTRGIAVVPPEKALNLGLTGPSLRGSGVPYDVRKFRPYDAYDEVEFEVPVGKVGDTYDRYRVRMEELRQANRIIRQCLDKLPETDGEPVVAEGAPDLLMPEKKKVPQAAPHPKKGFLVKGAEVPVVPEGEVYVSIEAPKGELGYYIVSDGSGRPWRVRVRAPSFVHISAIPELVKGHMVADIIAVIGTLDVVLGECDR encoded by the coding sequence ATGGCACCCACGGTGGAGATTCGCAGTCGTCAGATCGGCCATCCGGAGTGGGAGGAGCCCTTTGTGGTGAACATGGGGCCCCAGCATCCCTCCACCCACGGGGTGCTCCGGCTCTACCTCGAGCTTGACGGAGAGAACATCGTCCGCTGTGATCCGCGGATCGGTTATCTCCACCGGGGACTTGAGAAACTTTCCGAAAATCTCACCTACAGTCAGGCCCTGGTTCTCACCGATCGGCTGGACTACATCTCCTCCGCGGCCAACAACACGGGATACTGTCTGGCGGTGGAAAAGCTTCTGGGGCTTTCCGTTCCCCGTCGGGCCAGGTTGCTTCGCACCATCGTCTGTGAAATGGCCCGTATTTCCAGTCACCTTTTGTGGCTGGCCACTCACGCGCTGGACATCGGGGCCATGACGGTCTTCCTTTACTGTTTCCGCGACCGTGAGTGGTTGCTGGACATCTACGAGAAGATCTGCGGGGCCAGGCTCACGGTTAGTTACACCCGTATCGGGGGCGTGCGCCTGGACTTTACCTCGGAGATCGTGGACGAGCTCTATCGCTTTACCGAGGAATTCCCCGGTCGCATCACCGATTACGAGACCCTGATTGATGTGAACCGGATCTGGCTCAAGCGCACCAGGGGCATTGCGGTGGTGCCTCCGGAAAAGGCCCTGAATCTGGGGCTTACCGGTCCCTCCCTTCGGGGGTCCGGGGTGCCCTACGATGTGCGCAAGTTCCGTCCTTACGATGCCTACGACGAGGTGGAATTCGAGGTTCCGGTGGGGAAGGTGGGCGACACCTACGATCGGTACCGGGTGCGCATGGAGGAGTTGCGTCAGGCCAACCGGATCATTCGGCAGTGTCTGGACAAACTTCCGGAGACCGATGGGGAGCCGGTGGTGGCCGAGGGCGCACCGGATCTTCTGATGCCCGAGAAGAAGAAGGTTCCGCAGGCGGCTCCTCATCCCAAGAAAGGGTTTCTGGTCAAGGGGGCCGAGGTGCCGGTGGTGCCGGAGGGGGAGGTGTATGTTTCCATAGAGGCCCCCAAGGGGGAGCTCGGCTACTACATCGTGAGCGACGGGTCGGGGAGACCCTGGCGGGTGCGGGTGCGGGCGCCTTCTTTCGTACACATTTCGGCCATTCCCGAACTGGTAAAGGGGCACATGGTGGCGGACATTATCGCGGTGATCGGAACCCTGGATGTGGTGCTCGGGGAATGCGATCGATAG
- the nuoH gene encoding NADH-quinone oxidoreductase subunit NuoH: MGEILKAILPGLILVVEALILLVVALLHVAYTTYAERKVIGRMQQRLGPNRVGPRGLLQPIADVLKLLTKEDIVPQGATKSLFYLAPFISLVAGATSLAVIPVWQKFVLANVNVGLLVILALSSLSSYGVILSGWASNSRYAFLGGLRASAQVVSYEVAMALSLVGVMLMAGSMNLSDIVRAQVASPFKIYAIPQIVGFFVFMVSAIAETNRVPFDLPEAETELVAGYFVEYSGIRFGLFYLAEYFGMVVMSAVAVTCFLGGWAGPFEVPGIPFFWFLVKLYALLFFYIWVRATLPRYRYDQLMGLGWKVLIPLSLLNILVTGLIKLWV; the protein is encoded by the coding sequence ATGGGGGAGATCCTTAAGGCTATACTTCCGGGTCTGATCCTGGTGGTCGAGGCGCTGATACTTCTCGTGGTGGCGCTCCTCCATGTGGCCTACACCACCTATGCGGAGAGAAAGGTCATCGGGCGCATGCAGCAGCGTCTCGGTCCCAACCGGGTGGGTCCCCGGGGACTTCTTCAGCCCATCGCCGATGTCTTGAAGCTTCTCACCAAGGAGGACATCGTACCCCAGGGGGCCACAAAAAGCCTCTTTTACCTGGCCCCCTTTATTTCTCTGGTGGCAGGGGCCACCAGTCTGGCGGTGATTCCGGTCTGGCAGAAGTTCGTTCTGGCCAATGTGAATGTGGGGCTCCTGGTGATTCTGGCCCTGAGCTCACTTTCCTCCTACGGGGTCATCCTTTCAGGCTGGGCCTCCAACTCCCGCTACGCCTTTCTGGGAGGGCTGCGGGCCTCAGCCCAGGTGGTCAGCTACGAGGTGGCCATGGCCCTTTCCCTGGTAGGGGTCATGCTGATGGCCGGATCCATGAACCTTTCCGACATCGTTCGGGCCCAGGTGGCCAGTCCATTCAAGATTTACGCCATTCCCCAGATCGTGGGTTTCTTCGTCTTCATGGTTTCGGCCATTGCGGAGACCAACCGGGTGCCCTTCGATCTTCCGGAGGCGGAAACGGAGCTCGTGGCGGGATACTTCGTGGAATACAGTGGAATTCGGTTCGGTCTTTTCTATCTGGCGGAGTACTTCGGGATGGTGGTGATGAGCGCCGTGGCGGTGACCTGTTTCCTCGGGGGCTGGGCCGGTCCCTTCGAGGTGCCGGGTATACCCTTTTTCTGGTTCCTGGTGAAACTTTACGCCCTTCTCTTTTTCTACATCTGGGTGCGGGCCACCCTTCCCCGTTACCGCTACGATCAGCTCATGGGGCTGGGCTGGAAGGTTTTGATTCCCCTTTCGCTTCTCAATATTCTGGTTACCGGGCTGATCAAGCTCTGGGTGTAA
- the nuoI gene encoding NADH-quinone oxidoreductase subunit NuoI → MNPVRTIFLTEIARGLLLTLRKMFSRPVTVQYPEEKKPVAPGFRGRHALVRDPETGRERCIGCLRCAKVCPSKCIYIETERDPETRRMVVKRYDVEVLRCVFCGYCQEVCPVNAIVLTEFYEYAGYSREDLYFDKERLLRNWDEFLVTQKRPYFNPYWKPRGIPEKMLPAPKRKAEGV, encoded by the coding sequence ATGAATCCGGTTCGAACCATATTTCTCACCGAGATCGCCAGGGGATTGCTTCTCACCCTGCGCAAGATGTTCTCCCGGCCGGTCACGGTGCAGTACCCCGAGGAGAAAAAGCCGGTGGCCCCGGGATTTCGCGGGCGTCACGCCCTGGTGCGGGATCCGGAGACGGGTCGGGAGCGTTGCATCGGCTGTCTTCGCTGTGCCAAGGTCTGTCCCTCGAAATGCATTTACATCGAGACCGAAAGGGATCCGGAGACCCGGCGCATGGTGGTCAAGCGTTACGATGTGGAGGTGTTGCGTTGCGTGTTCTGCGGCTATTGCCAGGAGGTCTGCCCGGTAAACGCCATCGTGCTCACCGAGTTTTACGAGTACGCGGGGTACAGCCGCGAGGATCTTTATTTCGATAAAGAGAGGCTTCTCAGGAACTGGGACGAATTCCTGGTGACCCAGAAGCGACCCTACTTCAATCCTTACTGGAAACCGCGCGGGATACCGGAGAAGATGCTTCCGGCTCCTAAGAGGAAGGCGGAGGGGGTGTAG
- a CDS encoding NADH-quinone oxidoreductase subunit J: MEKALFAYLVLAILGTSLLVVTSRNAVKAVLWALVMFLHQAVLFLTLQAEFLAAIQVLVYAGAVLVLFLFVVYMINLREEVRFPRFVGTSPWAFLVVFFLLVLSGAALSGFRVASSKGILTPAALLSRGHVRILGEHLFREYILAFEVAGVLLLVAVLGAVVLVRRLREVER, from the coding sequence ATGGAGAAGGCACTTTTTGCCTATCTGGTGCTGGCCATTCTGGGAACTTCCCTTCTGGTGGTTACCTCCAGGAATGCGGTAAAGGCGGTGCTCTGGGCCCTGGTTATGTTTTTACACCAGGCCGTGCTTTTTCTCACCCTTCAGGCCGAGTTTCTGGCGGCCATTCAGGTCCTGGTCTATGCGGGAGCGGTGCTGGTGCTCTTTCTCTTCGTGGTTTACATGATCAACCTTCGGGAGGAGGTACGATTTCCCCGTTTTGTGGGGACTTCGCCGTGGGCCTTCCTGGTGGTGTTTTTCCTTCTGGTTCTCTCCGGAGCGGCGCTTTCCGGGTTCAGGGTGGCTTCCTCTAAGGGAATTCTTACCCCGGCGGCGCTTCTTTCTCGGGGGCATGTGCGTATTCTGGGAGAACACCTTTTCAGGGAATACATTCTGGCCTTTGAGGTGGCCGGAGTGCTGCTTCTGGTGGCGGTCCTGGGAGCCGTGGTGCTGGTAAGGCGTCTCAGGGAGGTGGAGAGATGA
- the nuoK gene encoding NADH-quinone oxidoreductase subunit NuoK produces the protein MPLQWYLYLALALFGVGLFGFVARRNVIIMLLSIEIMLNAANVALAAFGTAMQDVAGHIVVFFVIAVAAAEAAIGLSLVVLLYKRFREVHMDEVKMLKG, from the coding sequence ATTCCCCTTCAGTGGTATCTTTACCTGGCTCTGGCGCTTTTTGGGGTGGGGCTTTTCGGTTTTGTGGCGCGCCGGAATGTGATCATCATGCTCCTTTCCATAGAGATCATGCTCAATGCGGCCAATGTGGCCCTTGCCGCTTTCGGCACGGCCATGCAGGATGTGGCCGGGCATATCGTAGTATTTTTCGTGATTGCCGTGGCCGCGGCGGAGGCGGCCATAGGGCTTTCCCTGGTGGTGCTCCTTTACAAGAGGTTCCGTGAGGTGCACATGGACGAAGTAAAGATGCTCAAGGGGTAG